The following proteins are co-located in the uncultured Propionivibrio sp. genome:
- a CDS encoding cytochrome c: protein MKKVFVLALLAGFAGSVLAQQSLKPEDVIKTRKAAFSFMSWNMGKIKANVDGTFNKEQVVAAANAVAAVANSGLGTLFVPGTDKDIGDQKTRLKPEFFQQPDKAKEVGTNFNREANELAKVAATGDVAAIKAQFGKTGATCKACHDNFRKD from the coding sequence ATGAAAAAAGTGTTCGTTCTCGCCTTGCTCGCCGGTTTTGCCGGGAGCGTGCTCGCCCAACAGAGTCTCAAGCCCGAGGATGTCATCAAGACCCGCAAGGCGGCGTTCAGTTTCATGTCCTGGAACATGGGCAAGATCAAGGCCAATGTGGACGGCACCTTCAACAAGGAACAGGTGGTGGCGGCGGCCAACGCCGTCGCGGCGGTTGCCAACTCCGGGCTGGGCACTCTATTTGTGCCGGGGACCGACAAGGACATCGGCGATCAGAAAACCCGCCTCAAGCCGGAGTTCTTCCAGCAACCCGACAAAGCGAAGGAAGTGGGGACCAACTTCAATCGCGAGGCGAACGAACTGGCCAAGGTAGCGGCGACCGGCGACGTCGCGGCGATCAAGGCACAGTTCGGCAAGACCGGCGCGACCTGCAAGGCCTGTCACGACAATTTCCGCAAGGATTGA
- a CDS encoding DMT family transporter has translation MIGEKAVSRRLPFFVLGLGVLVISFGAILARLAQEGGLPSLAIAALRLGIAALVVTPLAWGQSRTELQSLTRRQLALAVGAGFFLALHFAAWISSLETTSVASSTALVTTNPVWIALASFAFFGERTSRLTLAGIVVSLAGSLMIFWSDASAETGGRAALLGCALALAGSWCFSAYLLIGRRLRAGMPLTAYIWLAYGMAALFLLAGCGIAGVSLSGYRLPAYLAALGMALGPQLLGHTAYNWSLRHVSTTFVGVVTLGEPVGSAFLAWCLFGEAFAPLQAAGFVLSLTGVYLAARGEAR, from the coding sequence ATGATCGGCGAGAAGGCGGTGTCGCGTCGCCTGCCGTTCTTCGTGCTCGGCCTCGGCGTGCTGGTGATTTCGTTCGGCGCGATTCTGGCGCGGCTGGCGCAGGAGGGCGGCTTGCCGTCACTGGCGATCGCCGCGCTGCGTCTCGGTATCGCCGCACTGGTCGTGACGCCGCTCGCCTGGGGGCAGTCGCGGACCGAGTTGCAGTCCCTGACGCGACGCCAGTTGGCGTTGGCGGTCGGCGCCGGTTTCTTTCTCGCCTTGCATTTCGCCGCCTGGATCAGTTCGCTCGAAACGACCTCGGTGGCCAGCAGCACGGCGCTGGTGACGACCAACCCGGTCTGGATTGCGCTGGCATCGTTCGCCTTCTTTGGCGAGCGGACGAGCCGACTGACGCTGGCCGGCATCGTCGTTTCGCTGGCCGGCAGCCTGATGATTTTCTGGAGCGACGCGAGTGCGGAGACCGGCGGGCGTGCCGCGCTGCTTGGCTGCGCGCTGGCACTGGCCGGCAGCTGGTGCTTTTCCGCCTATCTGCTGATCGGTCGGCGTCTGCGTGCCGGCATGCCGCTGACCGCGTACATCTGGCTGGCTTACGGCATGGCGGCGCTGTTCCTGCTCGCCGGTTGTGGCATCGCCGGTGTATCGCTTTCGGGTTACCGCCTGCCGGCGTATCTCGCCGCGCTCGGCATGGCGCTCGGACCCCAGCTTCTCGGGCATACGGCCTATAACTGGTCGCTCCGCCATGTGTCGACCACCTTCGTCGGCGTCGTCACGCTCGGCGAGCCGGTCGGCAGCGCCTTCCTCGCCTGGTGCCTGTTCGGCGAGGCGTTCGCCCCGTTGCAGGCCGCCGGCTTCGTCTTGTCGCTGACGGGCGTCTATCTGGCGGCGCGCGGCGAGGCACGCTAG
- a CDS encoding DUF2322 family protein, which produces MSFSDNLKKLPGISHLAAINLLDAEGNLIVAIENKAGSQGSLAVYNHLAQTYGAITPEAAKKGLELYAEHTDDARAHPGKHPNIDRLIELVEQKKSLRIKHVFAV; this is translated from the coding sequence ATGTCATTTTCGGACAACCTCAAGAAGCTGCCCGGCATCTCGCATCTGGCGGCGATCAACCTGCTCGACGCCGAGGGTAATCTCATTGTTGCCATCGAGAACAAGGCCGGCAGCCAAGGCTCGCTGGCGGTCTATAACCATCTGGCACAGACCTACGGCGCGATCACGCCCGAAGCGGCGAAGAAGGGCCTTGAACTCTACGCCGAGCATACCGACGATGCGCGTGCGCATCCGGGCAAGCATCCGAACATCGATCGCCTGATCGAACTCGTCGAGCAGAAAAAAAGCCTGCGGATCAAGCACGTTTTCGCTGTCTAA
- a CDS encoding glutathione S-transferase: MKLIGSLTSPYVRKVRVVLAEKKIEYEFEIDSPWNADSNVPNVNPLGKIPVLVLDDSTVLFDSRVIVEYIDSVAPNNKLMPESNRERTEVKRWGAVADGICDSAALIFLERKRPPIQQNPEWIERQIDKIRRSLDFMAAELGENAFCMGNHFTLADVGVGCALGYLLLRFQEIDWRESHPNLARLYDKLIQRPAFAETIPQA, translated from the coding sequence ATGAAGCTCATTGGATCGCTGACCAGCCCCTACGTCCGCAAGGTGCGGGTCGTTCTGGCCGAGAAGAAGATCGAATACGAATTCGAGATTGACTCCCCCTGGAACGCTGATTCGAACGTCCCGAACGTCAATCCACTCGGCAAAATTCCGGTTCTGGTTCTCGACGATTCGACAGTACTTTTCGATTCCCGCGTCATTGTCGAATACATCGACAGCGTCGCACCGAACAACAAGCTGATGCCCGAATCCAACCGCGAGCGCACCGAAGTCAAGCGCTGGGGCGCCGTCGCCGACGGCATCTGCGATTCGGCCGCCCTGATCTTTCTCGAGCGCAAGCGTCCGCCCATCCAGCAGAATCCGGAGTGGATCGAACGGCAGATCGACAAGATCCGCCGCAGCCTCGACTTCATGGCTGCGGAACTCGGCGAAAACGCGTTCTGCATGGGCAATCACTTCACCCTGGCCGACGTTGGCGTCGGCTGTGCACTGGGTTACCTGCTGCTCCGCTTCCAGGAAATCGACTGGCGCGAATCGCACCCCAACCTCGCCCGCCTCTACGACAAACTGATACAGCGGCCGGCATTCGCGGAAACCATCCCGCAAGCCTGA
- a CDS encoding cytochrome b/b6 domain-containing protein, protein MAHRTQVWDLPTRIFHWSLATLVAGAIVTGKIGGNAIVWHGRIGLALVGLIVFRLTWGFFGSTHARFASFVPTPARLRAYLRGEWDGLGHNPLGALSVLALLALIGVQLATGLLANDDIAFQGHLAPLISKELSDTLSGLHRLFINGLIGLIALHLAAIMFYAHVKRENLVKPMLTGWKETDDAPKTPVSGGGPLALVVALLLAFAAIYGSSGTWIAPPPVAEAAPAPSF, encoded by the coding sequence ATGGCTCATCGCACTCAGGTATGGGATCTTCCCACCCGCATTTTTCACTGGTCACTGGCGACGCTCGTCGCCGGCGCCATCGTCACCGGCAAGATCGGCGGCAACGCCATCGTCTGGCACGGCCGCATCGGCCTGGCGCTCGTCGGGCTGATCGTCTTCCGCCTCACCTGGGGGTTTTTCGGCTCGACGCACGCGCGCTTCGCCAGCTTCGTGCCGACCCCGGCCCGGCTGCGCGCCTATCTGCGCGGCGAATGGGACGGACTCGGCCACAACCCGCTCGGCGCACTCTCGGTACTGGCGTTGCTGGCACTGATCGGCGTACAACTGGCGACCGGGCTGCTCGCCAATGACGACATCGCCTTCCAGGGCCATCTCGCACCGCTGATCTCCAAGGAACTCAGCGACACGCTGAGCGGCCTGCACCGCCTGTTCATCAACGGACTGATCGGACTCATCGCCCTGCATCTCGCCGCCATCATGTTCTATGCCCACGTCAAGCGCGAGAACCTCGTCAAACCCATGCTGACGGGTTGGAAGGAAACCGACGACGCACCGAAGACGCCGGTCAGCGGCGGCGGTCCCCTGGCGCTGGTCGTCGCGCTGCTGCTGGCGTTCGCCGCCATCTACGGCAGCTCGGGCACCTGGATCGCGCCACCGCCCGTTGCCGAGGCGGCGCCAGCGCCGAGCTTCTGA
- the purB gene encoding adenylosuccinate lyase, with protein MSFDVLTALSPLDGRYAAKVDALRPQFSEYGLIRRRLEVEIEWLKALAAEPHFAEIPAFSPATVAALDALVAGFGPVEAGEVKAIEAVTNHDVKALEYWIKKKLADNSEVMGVSEFIHFACTSEDINNLSHALMLKAGRDEVMLPALDRVIARLRDLAHEHAALPMMSRTHGQPATPTTLGKEMANVVARLDRARRQIAGVSLLGKINGAVGNYNAHLAAYPDYDWESFARRFVESFGLEFNPYTIQIEPHDAMAELFDAFARANTILIDLDRDVWAYISLGFFKQKLKAGEVGSSTMPHKVNPIDFENSEGNLGLANALLRHLSEKLPISRWQRDLTDSTVLRNMGVALGYTLLAYESLLRGLGKLEADPDRLCTDLDANWELLAEPIQTVMRRYGVANPYEKLKELTRGQRVSRDGMQAFVASLDIPEAAKAELLKLTPWDYTGKAAELARRI; from the coding sequence ATGTCTTTCGACGTTCTTACCGCCCTTTCCCCGCTGGACGGCCGCTATGCCGCCAAGGTCGATGCCCTGCGTCCCCAGTTTTCCGAGTATGGCCTGATTCGCCGCCGTCTTGAGGTCGAGATCGAATGGCTCAAGGCCCTGGCGGCCGAACCGCATTTCGCCGAAATCCCGGCTTTCTCGCCGGCGACCGTGGCCGCGCTCGACGCGCTTGTCGCCGGTTTCGGTCCGGTCGAGGCGGGCGAGGTCAAGGCGATCGAGGCGGTCACCAACCACGACGTCAAGGCGCTCGAATACTGGATCAAGAAAAAACTCGCCGATAATTCCGAAGTCATGGGCGTGTCGGAGTTCATCCATTTTGCCTGCACCTCCGAGGATATCAACAACCTGTCGCACGCGCTGATGCTCAAGGCCGGGCGCGACGAGGTGATGCTGCCGGCGCTTGACCGCGTGATCGCGCGTCTGCGCGACCTCGCCCACGAACACGCGGCGCTGCCGATGATGTCGCGCACGCACGGTCAACCGGCGACGCCGACGACGCTCGGCAAGGAAATGGCCAACGTCGTCGCGCGCCTCGACCGCGCCCGTCGCCAGATCGCCGGCGTCAGCCTGCTCGGCAAGATCAACGGCGCCGTCGGCAACTACAACGCGCACCTCGCCGCTTATCCCGACTACGATTGGGAAAGCTTCGCGCGGCGCTTCGTCGAGAGTTTCGGCCTCGAATTCAATCCCTACACGATCCAGATCGAGCCGCATGACGCGATGGCCGAACTGTTCGACGCCTTTGCCCGCGCCAACACCATCCTGATCGATCTCGATCGCGACGTCTGGGCGTATATCTCGCTCGGCTTCTTCAAGCAGAAACTCAAGGCCGGTGAAGTCGGTTCGTCGACGATGCCGCACAAGGTCAATCCGATCGATTTCGAGAACTCCGAAGGCAATCTCGGTCTGGCCAACGCCCTGCTGCGCCACCTCTCGGAAAAGCTGCCGATCTCGCGCTGGCAGCGCGACCTGACCGATTCGACGGTGCTGCGCAACATGGGCGTCGCGCTCGGCTATACCCTGTTGGCCTACGAATCGCTGCTGCGCGGCCTCGGCAAGCTGGAAGCCGACCCGGATCGCCTGTGCACCGATCTCGATGCCAACTGGGAATTGCTGGCCGAGCCGATCCAGACGGTGATGCGTCGCTACGGCGTCGCCAATCCCTATGAGAAGCTCAAGGAACTGACCCGGGGCCAGCGTGTTTCGCGTGACGGCATGCAGGCCTTTGTCGCCTCGCTCGATATTCCCGAGGCTGCCAAGGCCGAGTTGCTCAAGCTGACGCCGTGGGATTACACCGGCAAGGCCGCCGAACTCGCGCGGCGTATCTGA